From the Malus domestica chromosome 17, GDT2T_hap1 genome, one window contains:
- the LOC103442401 gene encoding microtubule-destabilizing protein 60, with protein sequence MDFIGRNAGVVTPVKDQHGSRYKKHEKSRCTENMNPNVSPGPKHTASPATKSAGKSQKSATKNPNPVVRSPRNKIRERKFIIAKKKSKKENPNVSCKCKDKGNSKMCLCVAYENLRASQEEFFKKRNDDVESESLKESERAGRELEEEIEEGLRIQDLQIENGSGDIDPDSEMGCSTIKRRRDKLLEEARQSVPKSGKVMHLVQAFEKLLSIPSSKDSDEQNGEEDAAEEIGKKAAKWALPGLQPPPKALETQVSSSSFFPSDLFLTSENLGLDRRTSVSSSWDGSLGSVSSRTSNGGRRSRRNSSESSSTIGGGRWKKKKQQRATSAKPFKLRTEERGRQKEEEFTKKLQEMMMEEERQRIPIAQGLPWTTDEPECLLKPPVKEITIPTDLKLHSDMRAVERAEFDHQVAEKMSLFEQYKMERERLLKLAEEEEIKRLKRELVPKAQPMPYFDRPFIPRRSMKHPTIPKEPKFHVPQNKKIKCYLSWDEMSTYTYEH encoded by the exons ATGGATTTTATCGGCAGGAACGCCGGAGTGGTGACTCCTGTGAAAGACCAACACGGGTCTCGATACAAGAAGCACGAGAAATCAAGATGCACCGAGAATATGAACCCCAATGTTTCGCCGGGCCCGAAACACACTGCTTCCCCTGCGACGAAATCGGCGGGGAAGTCCCAGAAATCTGCGACCAAGAACCCGAACCCGGTTGTTCGTTCGCCCCGGAACAAGATCCGGGAGAGGAAGTTCATCATTgcgaagaagaaatcaaagaaggAGAACCCGAACGTCTCCTGCAAGTGCAAAGATAAGGGCAATTCGAAGATGTGCCTCTGCGTTGCGTATGAGAATCTGAGGGCGTCGCAGGAAGAGTTCTTCAAGAAGCGAAACGACGACGTCGAATCGGAGAGTTTGAAGGAGAGCGAAAGAGCTGGGCGTGAACTGGAGGAAGAAATCGAGGAGGGTTTGAGGATTCAGGACCTTCAGATTGAAAATGGGTCGGGTGATATTGACCCGGATAGTGAAATGGGTTGTTCGACAATCAAGAGAAGAAGGGACAAGTTGCTGGAAGAGGCGAGGCAGAGCGTGCCGAAGAGTGGGAAGGTGATGCATTTGGTTCAGGCGTTTGAGAAGCTGCTTTCGATTCCGAGCTCGAAGGATTCGGATGAGCAGAATGGGGAGGAGGATGCGGCGGAAGAGATTGGGAAGAAGGCGGCGAAGTGGGCATTGCCCGGATTGCAGCCTCCTCCTAAGGCGCTGGAAACACAGGTCTCGTCTTCTTCGTTTTTCCCGTCGGACTTGTTCTTGACGTCGGAGAATCTCGGTCTGGATCGGCGAACTTCAGTCTCTTCTTCTTGGGATGGAAGTCTGGGAAG TGTCTCAAGCAGGACTTCGAATGGGGGGCGAAGGAGCCGAAGAAAT AGCTCTGAATCTTCCAGCACAATCGGAGGAGGGagatggaagaagaagaagcaacagAGAGCCACTAGCGCTAAACCATTCAAGCTAAGAACAGAG GAAAGGGGAAGACAAAAGGAGGAAGAGTTCACGAAGAAGCTACAAGAGATGATGATGGAGGAGGAGAGACAGCGGATACCAATTGCTCAGGGCCTCCCATGGACAACTGACGAACCAGAG TGCTTACTGAAACCTCCAGTAAAAGAAATAACAATACCAACAGACCTGAAGCTCCACAGTGACATGCGGGCAGTAGAGCGAGCTGAGTTTGACCATCAG GTGGCAGAGAAGATGAGCCTGTTTGAGCAATACAAGATGGAAAGAGAAAGACTGCTGAAG TTGGCAGAAGAGGAGGAAATAAAAAGATTGAAGAGGGAGCTTGTTCCGAAAGCGCAGCCAATGCCCTACTTTGACAGGCCTTTCATTCCCAGAAG GTCAATGAAGCATCCAACCATACCGAAAGAACCGAAGTTTCATGTGCCTCAAAACAAGAAGATCAAATGCTACTTGTCGTGGGACGAGATGAGCACCTACACTTACGAACATTGA
- the LOC103442833 gene encoding leucine-rich repeat receptor protein kinase EMS1-like, whose translation MVAELRRATKDFSPEMIIGGGSFDLVYRGLLSNGMSVAVKKCNAVGFPDVRAIRAEEETLGKVQHPHVIKLLGHCQWNSTHLLFYEYYANSDLYSWLHEESRRWAVSSWETRFRIVKGVADGLAYLHGLDNPIIHRDIKSKNVILDSNFEPHIAHFGLARWMEASHTHVTTEPDGSVGYMPPEYMAGSNRATTKGDVYSFGILMLEIATRRRPSKLTTFDAQEMDVVEWVKMMVANYIVDPSNPILLVAADHLSQYFKIAWYCVINLPQYRPDMKWVVERLNEIH comes from the coding sequence ATGGTGGCTGAGCTCCGGCGAGCCACGAAAGATTTCTCCCCGGAAATGATCATCGGAGGCGGGAGCTTCGATCTCGTCTACAGGGGCCTACTTTCCAATGgcatgagtgtagctgtaaagaaGTGTAACGCCGTAGGGTTCCCTGACGTGCGAGCAATTCGCGCCGAAGAAGAAACACTTGGTAAGGTACAGCACCCACATGTTATCAAGCTTTTGGGGCACTGCCAGTGGAACTCAACTCACCTTCTGTTTTACGAGTACTACGCCAATAGCGATCTTTACAGTTGGCTGCACGAAGAATCACGGCGTTGGGCTGTCTCATCGTGGGAGACTAGGTTTCGGATTGTTAAAGGTGTCGCCGACGGCCTTGCCTATCTGCATGGCTTGGACAACCCAATTATTCACAGGGATATCAAGTCGAAAAATGTGATACTAGACTCCAACTTTGAGCCCCACATCGCTCATTTTGGGCTCGCTAGATGGATGGAGGCGTCACATACGCATGTGACGACGGAGCCAGATGGCTCTGTAGGATACATGCCTCCTGAGTACATGGCAGGATCTAACAGGGCCACAACAAAGGGTGATGTCTACAGCTTTGGCATTTTGATGTTGGAGATTGCGACCAGGAGGCGGCCGAGTAAGTTGACAACATTTGACGCCCAAGAGATGGACGTGGTGGAATGGGTTAAAATGATGGTGGCTAATTACATTGTTGATCCAAGTAACCCCATCCTATTGGTTGCAGCAGACCATTTATCGCAGTACTTTAAGATCGCTTGGTATTGCGTCATAAATTTACCACAATATAGGCCTGACATGAAGTGGGTTGTTGAAAGATTAAATGAAATTCATTAG
- the LOC103421643 gene encoding rab escort protein 1-like, which yields MSQLFDDRVPITPSTFDLIVIGTGLPGSVIAAAASTAGKAVLHLDTNQFYGGHFASLPLDDLFPFLNSHASPPSSSSTTTTTTTITGHDDYTALPLTRRLLYSDIETVTYAPQALAQHNPKRFYIDLSGPKVLFLADKATDLLWRSGVLPFLCFKGIEMKSIYDDIGELWNVPDSRVAIFKDKRLSLMEKNKLMRFFKLVWQHLEAATDEQGSEGNSESRKISDEDLESPFVDFLNRMELPHKIKSIILYAIAMVDYDQDNLEACKSILKTRDGIERLAVFYKSRLTNAPEAMIYPMYGHGNLSGVISRRAAVKGCVCAQRVPVAVLMDKDSGQYKGVRLASGQNLYSDQLVMDPTFKVPSLPISSPPDVIASPQVLSLKHDKRKVARGICITTSSLKPDISNCLLVYPPGSLYPEQDASIRAIQIGGSSAEVCPKGMFVVYFSVLCDDAKQGKMLLHDAMNALLKLALSGNPYDRTLDSEDAEVKPTLLWSMLYVQELSTDQQGYFLSTPMPDANLDYNDLIDSTAVLFQTLYPHEEFFPGTHTVDNFDDDGSDVDAPKGTE from the exons ATGAGTCAACTCTTTGATGACCGCGTTCCTATCACGCCCAGCACCTTTGACCTTATTGTTATTGGAACGGGCCTCCCTGGATCCGTGATTGCTGCCGCAGCTTCTACTGCCGGAAAAGCTGTTCTTCACCTTGACACTAACCAATTTTACGGCGGCCACTTCGCCTCTCTTCCCCTGGATGATCTCTTTCCCTTCCTAAATTCTCATGCTTCCccaccctcctcctcctccacaaccactaccaccaccacaATTACGGGACATGATGATTACACTGCCTTACCCCTCACCCGGCGCTTGCTCTACTCCGACATTGAGACGGTTACCTATGCCCCTCAAGCCCTTGCCCAGCATAAccccaaaagattctacattGACCTTAGCGGGCCCAAGGTTTTGTTTCTTGCAGACAAAGCCACGGACCTTCTGTGGAGATCGGGCGTGTTACCATTTTTGTGTTTCAAGGGCATTGAAATGAAGTCCATTTACGACGATATTGGGGAGTTGTGGAACGTTCCAGACTCTCGAGTAGCAATATTCAAAGACAAGAGGCTAAGCCTCATGGAGAAGAATAAGCTGATGAGGTTCTTCAAGCTTGTTTGGCAGCACCTGGAAGCAGCCACTGACGAACAAGGGAGTGAAGGAAATAGTGAGAGTAGGAAAATTTCAGATGAAGATTTGGAGAGTCCCTTCGTTGATTTCTTAAACAGAATGGAATTGCCACACAAGATCAAATC AATTATTTTGTATGCCATTGCCATGGTAGACTATGATCAAGACAACCTGGAAGCTTGTAAAAGTATACTTAAGACAAGAGATGGGATTGAGCGGTTAGCAGTCTTCTACAAATCGAG GTTGACAAATGCACCTGAGGCTATGATTTATCCTATGTATGGTCATGGGAACTTATCAGGAGTTATAAGCCGCCGCGCTGCTGTTAAAGGCTGCGTTTGT GCTCAACGAGTTCCAGTTGCCGTGCTTATGGACAAG GACAGTGGCCAATATAAAGGTGTGAGATTAGCTTCTGGTCAGAATTTGTATAGTGATCAGCTAGTTATGGATCCAACTTTCAAGGTCCCATCGCTGCCAATTTCATCTCCACCAGACGTGATAGCAAGTCCTCAAGTTTTAAGTCTGAAACATGATAAACGAAAGGTGGCTAGGGGAATATGTATTACAACCAGTTCACTGAAGCCAGATATATCAAACTGTTTGCTTGTATATCCTCCAGGAT CTTTGTACCCTGAGCAAGATGCTTCGATCCGGGCAATCCAAATAGGTGGAAGTTCGGCTGAAGTTTGTCCAAAGGGCAT GTTTGTGGTCTACTTTTCTGTTTTATGCGATGACGCCAAACAGGGGAAAATGTTGCTACATGATGCCATGAATGCACTTCTCAAACTTGCGCTTTCTGGAAACCCTTATGATCGCACTCTTGATAGTGAAGATGCAGAAGTAAAACCTACTTTGTTATGGAGCATGTTGTATGTTCAGGAGCTAAGTACG GATCAACAGGGTTATTTCCTCTCAACTCCGATGCCAGATGCGAATCTGGACTACAATGATCTCATAGATTCAACTGCGGTG CTTTTCCAGACGTTGTATCCACATGAAGAATTCTTTCCAGGGACACACACGGTTGATAATTTTGACGATGATGGCAGTGACGTTGATGCCCCGAAAGGGACTGAGTGA